From a region of the Blochmannia endosymbiont of Camponotus modoc genome:
- the zur gene encoding zinc uptake transcriptional repressor Zur — protein MNTNIQKILTQIKKLCAQRCVRLTPQRLEVLRLISQYNGAISAYDLLHLLRQSSLPHAKPSTIYRALNFLLAQGFIHRIESTNSFMLCRYFFELSHNFAFFICKSCKQVTEQTTKGIEEILQNTAKITGFTMFNNIVEAHGLCPKCINLE, from the coding sequence ATGAATACTAATATCCAAAAAATATTAACCCAAATTAAAAAACTATGCGCACAACGATGTGTGCGTTTGACACCACAACGCTTAGAAGTATTACGATTGATATCCCAATATAACGGAGCTATAAGCGCTTATGATTTACTACATTTACTGCGACAATCTTCACTACCTCATGCAAAACCTTCCACGATTTATCGTGCTTTAAACTTTCTGTTAGCACAAGGATTTATTCATCGTATTGAATCTACCAATAGTTTTATGTTATGCCGCTATTTTTTTGAATTATCACATAATTTTGCTTTCTTTATTTGTAAGAGTTGCAAACAAGTTACCGAACAAACGACAAAAGGAATCGAAGAAATTTTACAAAATACGGCTAAAATTACAGGATTTACTATGTTTAATAACATTGTTGAAGCACACGGATTATGTCCGAAATGTATTAACCTTGAATGA
- a CDS encoding M3 family metallopeptidase yields MDNNPLLHYSIFPPFSSIKINHVKEAVQKVLTNCYNTVDQIVSEKRVTWDTLYYPLMIAENELQRIWSPITHLNSVQHNLELRKVYEESLSFISEYRNWINQHDGLYKSYQSLQHGDSYQKLSVIQKKVLNNILHNFKLSGIYLSPQKKKIYAYITSRLSRLSSNYANNVFDATLGWNKLITEKKLLSGIPEHTLKLARLAAQVRGEKGWLFTLQYPSYSAVLLYCDTQELREELYWAFNTRASDQGPNSGKWDNTLVMDEILTLRYELAKILGFSTYLEKSLSKRMVQSPKQVFNFLMNLSIQIRSYEYKEFLEIQNFAKKKCSCVSLNPWDIAYYREKQKHYLFSIKNEELCCYFPEKTVLHGMFSVVNRIYGITIKEHSNVETWHSDVRFFDIFDEEDRWMGGFYLDIYLRDDKREGAWMDELVGKMYRNNTIGQKPIAYLTCNFNRSENQKSPCLLTHQDVMTLFHEFGHVLHHIMTRIDIPEISGVNGVPWDAVELPSQLMEKFCWDPGVLQLISMHYQTKEPLPDYIINSLLKTKTYQSSSYLLRQVIYGLFDLRIHHEYMPGEKRSALKIFNEVIKQVSTRPLSMDWDRFPNSFLHAFSDDYSAGYYSYLWADMLASNVWCRFQELGIFNSKIGKLFLNDILSLGGTIDLEKCLVKFCTQTMTVEPMLRYYGVTVSVDHSMSI; encoded by the coding sequence ATGGATAATAACCCATTATTACATTATTCTATATTCCCTCCATTTTCTTCTATTAAGATAAATCATGTAAAAGAAGCTGTACAAAAGGTTTTGACTAATTGTTATAATACGGTAGATCAGATTGTATCTGAAAAACGTGTAACTTGGGATACGTTATATTATCCGTTGATGATTGCAGAAAATGAATTGCAACGCATTTGGTCTCCGATAACACATTTAAATTCTGTACAACATAATTTAGAATTACGTAAGGTTTATGAAGAAAGTTTGTCATTTATTTCTGAATATAGAAACTGGATTAATCAACATGATGGATTGTATAAATCTTATCAATCATTACAACACGGAGATTCTTATCAAAAGTTGAGCGTAATACAGAAAAAAGTATTAAATAATATTTTACATAATTTTAAATTATCGGGGATTTATTTATCTCCACAGAAAAAAAAAATATATGCATATATAACTTCTAGATTGTCCCGATTAAGTTCAAATTATGCTAATAATGTATTTGACGCAACGCTAGGTTGGAACAAATTAATTACTGAAAAAAAATTGTTATCTGGGATACCAGAACATACATTGAAACTTGCTCGTTTAGCAGCACAAGTTCGTGGAGAAAAAGGGTGGTTATTTACACTGCAATACCCTAGTTATTCTGCAGTTCTTTTGTATTGCGATACCCAAGAACTTAGAGAAGAGCTATATTGGGCTTTTAATACTCGTGCTTCTGATCAAGGACCTAATAGTGGAAAATGGGATAATACTTTAGTAATGGATGAAATTCTTACATTACGTTATGAGTTAGCAAAAATATTAGGATTTAGCACTTATCTTGAAAAATCTTTATCAAAAAGAATGGTACAGAGTCCAAAACAAGTATTTAATTTTCTTATGAATTTATCTATCCAGATACGTTCTTATGAATATAAGGAATTTTTAGAAATACAAAATTTTGCTAAAAAAAAATGTTCTTGTGTGTCTTTAAATCCATGGGATATTGCATATTATAGAGAGAAACAGAAACACTATCTTTTTTCTATTAAAAATGAAGAACTATGTTGTTATTTTCCTGAAAAAACAGTACTTCATGGAATGTTTTCAGTAGTGAACCGTATTTACGGAATTACTATTAAAGAACATTCTAATGTAGAAACATGGCATTCTGATGTACGATTTTTTGATATTTTTGATGAAGAAGATAGATGGATGGGAGGATTTTATTTAGATATATATCTCAGAGATGATAAACGTGAGGGTGCTTGGATGGATGAGTTAGTAGGTAAGATGTATCGAAATAATACTATTGGTCAAAAACCTATCGCATACTTAACTTGTAACTTTAATCGTTCAGAGAATCAAAAATCACCATGTTTGTTAACACATCAGGATGTGATGACTTTGTTTCATGAATTTGGTCATGTACTACATCATATCATGACACGTATTGATATTCCGGAAATATCTGGAGTTAATGGAGTACCTTGGGATGCAGTAGAATTACCTAGTCAACTTATGGAAAAATTTTGTTGGGACCCTGGTGTATTACAATTAATTTCTATGCATTATCAAACAAAAGAACCGCTACCTGATTATATAATAAATAGTTTATTAAAAACAAAAACATATCAATCATCATCTTATCTTTTACGTCAAGTGATATATGGGTTATTTGATTTACGAATACATCATGAATATATGCCAGGGGAAAAGAGGAGTGCATTAAAAATATTTAACGAAGTAATAAAACAAGTATCAACGCGTCCTCTTTCAATGGATTGGGATCGTTTTCCTAACTCTTTTCTACATGCTTTTTCTGATGATTATTCTGCGGGGTATTATAGTTATTTATGGGCAGATATGTTGGCATCTAACGTTTGGTGTCGTTTTCAAGAATTAGGTATTTTTAATTCAAAAATAGGGAAATTATTTCTTAATGACATCCTTTCGTTGGGGGGTACTATCGATTTGGAAAAATGTCTTGTAAAATTTTGTACACAAACTATGACAGTAGAACCTATGCTAAGATATTATGGGGTTACTGTTTCTGTTGACCATTCCATGTCAATATAA
- a CDS encoding inorganic phosphate transporter: MSHFLFNLEIHISIMLILALILVFIYEAINGFHDTANSVVTVIYTCALRSHSAVLMSGIFNFLGVTLSGLSVAYTIIHLLPTHFFMNANANHILAMIFSTLFAAILWNLGTWYFRLPTSSSHTLIGTLIGIGLVHAIITHCPMMQGLNIPKLINIFLSLIISPIIGLTLARIIMLILCRYWNNNKKHKNIHITPTQQTQKYGRPQPSLWTRIILILSAAGVSFSHGANDGQKGIGLIMLLLIGVAPANFTLNMHASSHEISRTRNAVNNFYEYYIQNYNNFKTIMPSEITSMPISLALNQLQVIVPSIKDSTQIFINNDNVTYFNKYLSTSETEIQLRKIFHDLSLTLTIINNALLLLENLDSYAQLNIDQRFQMRQLLIYIVDILDQIIVLPETSYKNKNFLKHLKEHLLHTIEYAPTWIILAVALSLSLGTIIGWKRVATTIGEKIGKKEMTYAQGLSAQLTTAISIGTASYAGMPVSTTHVLSSSITGSMLIRGWGVQGKTIKNILITWSLTVPVSIVLSGSFYWVTLRLLHKYIQI, encoded by the coding sequence ATGTCACATTTTCTCTTTAACTTAGAAATACACATCAGCATTATGTTGATTCTGGCATTGATTCTCGTATTTATTTATGAAGCTATTAATGGTTTTCATGATACTGCTAATTCTGTAGTCACTGTAATTTATACCTGTGCGTTACGTTCTCATAGCGCAGTGTTAATGTCGGGAATATTTAATTTTTTAGGTGTAACACTGAGCGGTTTAAGTGTTGCATATACAATTATCCATTTACTTCCCACGCATTTTTTTATGAATGCCAATGCTAACCATATTTTAGCTATGATTTTTTCCACATTATTTGCAGCAATACTATGGAATCTTGGAACGTGGTATTTCAGGTTACCTACTTCTAGTTCTCATACTTTAATTGGAACATTAATTGGGATCGGATTAGTGCACGCAATTATTACACATTGCCCAATGATGCAAGGATTGAATATTCCAAAATTAATTAATATTTTTTTATCACTAATAATATCACCAATAATAGGTTTGACACTAGCTAGAATAATAATGTTAATATTATGTAGATACTGGAATAATAACAAAAAACATAAAAACATTCATATTACTCCAACTCAACAAACACAAAAATATGGAAGACCTCAACCATCATTATGGACTCGTATTATATTAATTTTATCTGCAGCTGGAGTTAGTTTTTCTCATGGAGCAAACGATGGGCAAAAAGGAATTGGGCTCATTATGTTACTGTTAATAGGAGTAGCTCCGGCAAACTTTACGCTAAATATGCATGCTAGCAGTCATGAAATATCCCGTACTCGAAATGCCGTTAACAATTTTTATGAATATTACATTCAAAACTATAACAATTTTAAAACTATCATGCCATCAGAAATAACATCTATGCCTATATCATTAGCATTAAATCAACTACAAGTCATCGTTCCTTCCATTAAAGATTCTACGCAAATTTTTATAAATAACGATAACGTAACATATTTTAATAAATATTTATCTACCTCAGAAACAGAGATACAACTAAGAAAAATTTTTCATGATTTGTCACTAACTCTTACTATTATTAACAACGCTTTATTATTACTTGAAAATTTAGATAGTTATGCGCAATTAAATATAGATCAACGCTTCCAAATGAGACAATTACTCATATATATAGTAGATATTTTAGATCAAATCATAGTGCTTCCAGAAACCTCATATAAAAATAAAAATTTTCTAAAACATTTAAAAGAACATTTGCTGCACACAATTGAATACGCACCGACTTGGATTATTTTAGCTGTTGCATTGTCATTATCTCTGGGAACAATCATTGGCTGGAAACGAGTTGCTACTACTATTGGTGAAAAAATAGGAAAAAAAGAAATGACTTACGCACAAGGTTTATCAGCCCAATTAACTACAGCTATTTCCATAGGTACAGCAAGTTATGCTGGTATGCCTGTTTCCACGACTCATGTGTTATCCTCATCCATTACGGGAAGTATGCTAATTCGTGGATGGGGGGTGCAAGGAAAAACAATAAAAAATATATTAATAACTTGGTCATTAACTGTGCCTGTTTCTATCGTACTAAGTGGGAGTTTTTATTGGGTTACATTACGATTATTACATAAATATATTCAAATATAA
- the dnaB gene encoding replicative DNA helicase: MHVSHDQQVNNMKIPPYSLEAEQSVLGGLMLDNTQWEYISVQVNSDDFFNYAHRIIFNEMKRLLETNKPIDLITLSESLEIQGKLELVGGFAYLAELSKNVPSAANVVAYADIVRERSVIRAMISIANKIADAGYNPQGRSSDELLDLAESLIFQISHSKSNHNLNPKGIDHILEKTVAHIEQVCNRPKYGVTGVSSGYKDLDKKTDGLQKSDLIIIAARPSMGKTAFAMNLCEHAAMTEKKPVLIFSLEMPGDQIMIRMLASLSRVDQVRIRTGRLNNEDRERITSAMELLLEKRNIYIDDSSCLTPSEVRGRARRLFREHDGLSLIMIDYLQLMRVPSLSNNRTLEISEISRSLKALAKELKVPVIAISQLNRGLEQRTDKHPVNSDLRESGAIEQDADLILFIYRDEVYHENSEMKGIAEIILGKQRNGPIGTIRLMFNGQCSRFDNYIESGQH; this comes from the coding sequence ATGCATGTTTCTCATGATCAGCAAGTAAATAATATGAAAATACCACCGTATTCATTAGAAGCTGAACAATCAGTGTTGGGTGGTTTAATGTTAGATAATACTCAATGGGAATATATATCAGTACAAGTAAATTCTGATGATTTTTTTAATTATGCTCATCGAATTATTTTTAATGAAATGAAACGTTTATTGGAAACAAATAAACCTATTGACTTAATAACACTGTCAGAATCTTTAGAGATTCAAGGAAAATTGGAATTAGTAGGAGGATTTGCGTATTTAGCAGAATTATCAAAGAATGTTCCCAGTGCTGCTAATGTAGTTGCATATGCAGATATAGTACGCGAACGCTCGGTAATCCGCGCAATGATTTCTATAGCAAATAAAATTGCTGACGCTGGATATAATCCTCAAGGTCGAAGCAGTGATGAGCTATTAGATTTAGCTGAATCTCTCATTTTTCAAATTTCACATAGTAAAAGCAATCATAATCTTAATCCAAAAGGAATAGATCATATTTTAGAAAAAACAGTCGCTCATATTGAGCAGGTATGTAATAGACCAAAATACGGTGTTACTGGTGTTTCTAGCGGATATAAAGACCTGGATAAAAAAACTGATGGTTTACAAAAATCTGATCTTATAATTATTGCCGCGCGACCTTCTATGGGAAAAACTGCTTTTGCTATGAATTTATGCGAACATGCCGCAATGACTGAAAAAAAACCAGTATTGATATTTAGTTTAGAAATGCCTGGTGATCAAATTATGATACGTATGTTAGCTTCATTATCTCGAGTTGATCAAGTACGTATTCGCACGGGACGACTAAATAATGAAGATCGAGAAAGAATTACTAGTGCTATGGAACTTCTTTTGGAAAAACGTAATATATATATTGACGATTCCTCGTGTTTGACACCTTCTGAAGTGCGTGGACGGGCTCGCAGGTTGTTCCGTGAACATGATGGTTTGAGTTTAATTATGATTGATTATTTACAATTAATGAGAGTACCGTCTTTATCTAATAATCGCACGTTAGAAATTTCAGAAATTTCTCGATCGTTAAAAGCTTTAGCTAAAGAATTGAAAGTACCAGTCATAGCGATTTCTCAGTTAAACAGAGGTTTAGAACAACGCACTGACAAGCATCCTGTTAATTCAGATTTGCGTGAATCCGGAGCAATTGAACAAGATGCTGATCTTATTTTATTTATTTATCGTGATGAAGTGTATCATGAAAATAGTGAAATGAAAGGGATCGCTGAAATTATCTTAGGGAAACAACGGAATGGTCCCATTGGCACCATACGATTGATGTTTAACGGACAATGTTCTCGATTTGATAACTATATTGAATCTGGTCAACATTAA
- the ubiA gene encoding 4-hydroxybenzoate octaprenyltransferase: MSNRLFFIKKCYNLAQLMRINQPIGFFLLLWPTLWGLWLSYKGIPEKVVLIVFIIGALCMRSAGCIINDYIDYDIDSHVQRTKARPLPAGMIRKKEALVVLAMLLFIAFILVLNFNFITIFLSVVALILSWIYPYLKRYTYFPQVMLGILFSWPILMAFTAINNPINSTAWLLFLMNTVWTIVYDTQYAMIDREDDIYVGIKSSAVLFGEMDKFLIGILQLCIVFILGIIGWKERFTVVFYFFSLFGVIILFMWQQILINKRERIRCFQAFLSNNYVGMLIFIGIASHFY, translated from the coding sequence ATGTCAAACAGGCTTTTTTTTATTAAAAAGTGCTATAATCTAGCACAGTTAATGCGTATTAATCAACCTATTGGGTTTTTTCTATTACTATGGCCTACTTTATGGGGGCTGTGGTTATCATACAAAGGTATTCCTGAAAAAGTTGTTTTGATAGTGTTTATTATCGGAGCGCTGTGTATGCGCTCTGCAGGTTGTATAATCAATGATTATATTGATTATGATATCGATAGCCATGTTCAACGTACTAAAGCACGTCCTTTACCAGCTGGAATGATTAGGAAAAAAGAGGCATTAGTGGTGTTAGCGATGCTCCTTTTTATCGCATTCATATTGGTTTTAAATTTTAATTTTATTACTATCTTTTTATCTGTAGTGGCTCTGATATTATCTTGGATATATCCATATCTTAAAAGATATACTTATTTTCCCCAAGTAATGTTAGGAATATTGTTTAGTTGGCCCATTTTAATGGCGTTTACTGCAATTAATAATCCTATAAATAGTACTGCTTGGTTATTATTTCTAATGAATACTGTATGGACAATAGTATATGATACGCAATATGCTATGATAGATAGAGAAGATGATATATATGTTGGAATAAAGTCATCTGCTGTATTGTTTGGTGAAATGGATAAATTTTTAATAGGAATATTACAGTTATGTATTGTATTTATATTGGGAATTATTGGATGGAAGGAGCGATTTACTGTAGTATTTTATTTTTTCTCATTATTTGGCGTCATCATATTATTTATGTGGCAACAAATATTAATTAACAAAAGAGAACGAATAAGATGTTTTCAGGCTTTTTTGAGTAATAATTATGTAGGTATGTTAATTTTCATAGGTATTGCGTCGCATTTCTATTAA